The Serpentinimonas maccroryi genome has a segment encoding these proteins:
- the fabI gene encoding enoyl-ACP reductase FabI translates to MGFLVGKKFLITGLLSNRSIAYGIARACHAQGAELAFSYVGERFRDRITDFAAEFNSSLVFDCDVADDAQIERLFLDLSAHWPRFDGFVHSIGFAPREAIAGNLLDGLSREAFRIAHDISAYSFPALAKAALPYLNDRSALLTLSYLGALRTVPHYNTMGLAKASLEASVRYLAEAVGRLDDGRSIRVNGVSAGPIRTLAASGIKDFSKLLGMVADAAPLRRNVTIDDVGNVVAFLLSDLAAGVTAEITYVDCGFSQTAGISRDSERVNGGNNGNGSNAAG, encoded by the coding sequence ATGGGTTTTCTGGTCGGTAAAAAGTTCTTGATCACCGGTTTGCTGTCGAACCGCTCGATCGCCTACGGCATTGCCCGGGCTTGCCACGCGCAGGGGGCCGAGTTGGCGTTCAGCTACGTGGGCGAGCGCTTCCGCGATCGGATCACCGACTTTGCTGCCGAGTTCAACTCCAGCCTGGTGTTCGACTGCGACGTGGCCGACGACGCCCAGATCGAGCGCTTGTTCCTCGATTTGTCGGCGCACTGGCCGCGCTTTGATGGCTTTGTGCACAGCATCGGCTTTGCCCCGCGCGAGGCCATCGCCGGCAATCTGCTCGACGGCCTGAGCCGCGAGGCCTTTCGCATCGCGCACGACATCAGCGCCTACAGCTTCCCAGCGCTGGCCAAAGCCGCCCTGCCCTACCTGAACGACCGCTCGGCCCTGCTGACCTTAAGCTACCTCGGCGCGCTGCGCACGGTACCGCACTACAACACCATGGGCTTGGCCAAGGCCAGCCTGGAAGCGAGCGTGCGCTACCTGGCCGAGGCCGTGGGGCGGCTCGACGACGGGCGCAGCATCCGCGTCAACGGCGTGAGCGCCGGCCCGATCCGCACCTTGGCCGCCAGCGGCATCAAAGACTTTAGCAAGCTGCTGGGCATGGTCGCCGACGCCGCGCCGCTGCGGCGCAACGTCACCATCGACGACGTGGGCAACGTCGTCGCGTTTTTGCTCAGCGACCTGGCCGCCGGCGTCACCGCCGAGATCACCTACGTGGACTGCGGCTTCAGCCAGACCGCCGGCATCAGCCGCGACAGCGAGCGCGTCAACGGCGGCAACAACGGCAACGGCAGCAACGCGGCGGGCTGA
- a CDS encoding extracellular solute-binding protein produces the protein MQNPCFRWQCFCGPSPLRPAAVAPALRALTHLLLALLVLFLLLAAAAANQARAGAPAHGYAQFGDLALPPGFAHFAHVNPQAPRGGSITLVSPTRISTFDKFNPFTLKGTAPPGMWLLMFESLLTPHLDEPNSAYGLLAESVQVAADGRSATFRLHPRARFHNGEPVLAADVQHSFETLTGVHAAPQLRSFFSEITGVQVLGERLLRFDFARPNPELPLIAGSMPVFSRQWGLENGQRLPFDQVVLQHPIASGPYRIGPVNFGRDITFVRDPHWWAADLNVRRGMFNFERITYTIFRDPTAQVQAFKAGEFDYMQSFISREWARTLIGRPFDRGELIKREVAHHNAGDFQGFLFNTRRPHLQDARVREAIALALDFEWMNRQLFFNSFERMRGFFTASDFEARGLPGADELALLEPLRAQLPAAVFTQPVPLPPVTRLELDSGQTLRDHLRRARDLLAAAGWRYRDGALRNAQGEPMVIEFLDSGGGMGRVVTPLQNNLRRLGIEARYRVVDFALLQRRLDAFDFDLTSVRWLGSQAPGAELLDRFGSAAATTPGSSNLIGLRDPAVDALLERAVAARTRPELVASLRALDRVLRHQHLMIPHWYGSVHRIAYRAGRFEQPAVLPRYFQPEGWVLATWWASAANRAELQQRQAASAARAAGGR, from the coding sequence ATGCAGAACCCGTGTTTCAGATGGCAGTGTTTTTGCGGGCCCAGCCCGCTGCGGCCAGCTGCCGTCGCGCCAGCACTGCGCGCGCTCACGCATCTGCTGCTGGCGCTTCTCGTGCTGTTTTTGCTGCTGGCCGCTGCGGCAGCCAACCAAGCCCGGGCCGGGGCACCCGCGCACGGCTACGCCCAGTTCGGCGACCTCGCGTTGCCGCCCGGTTTTGCCCACTTTGCCCACGTCAATCCGCAAGCCCCGCGCGGCGGCTCGATCACTCTGGTTTCGCCCACGCGCATCAGCACCTTCGACAAGTTCAACCCGTTCACGCTCAAGGGCACGGCGCCGCCGGGCATGTGGTTGCTGATGTTCGAGTCGCTGCTCACTCCCCACCTCGACGAGCCCAACAGCGCCTACGGGCTGCTGGCCGAATCGGTGCAGGTGGCCGCCGACGGCCGCTCGGCCACCTTCAGGCTGCACCCGCGCGCGCGCTTTCACAACGGCGAGCCGGTGCTGGCGGCCGACGTGCAGCACTCGTTCGAAACCCTCACCGGCGTCCACGCGGCACCGCAGTTGCGCAGTTTTTTTAGCGAGATCACCGGTGTGCAGGTGCTGGGCGAGCGCCTGCTGCGCTTTGATTTTGCGCGCCCCAACCCGGAGCTGCCACTCATCGCCGGCTCCATGCCGGTGTTCAGCCGCCAGTGGGGGCTGGAAAACGGCCAGCGCCTGCCCTTTGACCAAGTCGTCTTGCAGCACCCGATCGCCTCGGGTCCCTACCGCATCGGGCCGGTCAATTTTGGCCGCGACATCACCTTCGTGCGCGACCCCCACTGGTGGGCCGCCGACCTGAACGTGCGCCGCGGCATGTTCAACTTCGAGCGCATCACCTACACCATCTTTCGCGACCCCACGGCGCAGGTGCAGGCCTTCAAGGCCGGCGAGTTCGACTACATGCAGTCCTTCATCTCGCGCGAATGGGCGCGCACCCTGATCGGGCGCCCCTTTGACCGCGGTGAGCTCATCAAGCGTGAAGTGGCGCACCACAACGCCGGCGATTTTCAGGGCTTTTTGTTCAACACCCGGCGTCCGCACCTTCAAGATGCGCGCGTGCGCGAAGCGATTGCGCTGGCGCTGGACTTTGAATGGATGAACCGGCAGCTGTTCTTCAATTCCTTCGAGCGCATGCGCGGCTTTTTTACTGCCAGCGACTTCGAGGCTAGGGGTCTGCCCGGCGCCGACGAACTGGCACTGCTCGAACCCTTGCGCGCACAACTGCCCGCAGCCGTGTTCACCCAGCCGGTGCCGCTGCCGCCGGTGACGCGGCTCGAGCTCGATTCTGGCCAGACCCTGCGCGACCACCTGCGCCGTGCGCGCGACCTGCTCGCCGCCGCCGGCTGGCGCTACCGCGACGGTGCGCTGCGCAACGCCCAAGGCGAGCCGATGGTGATCGAGTTCCTCGACAGCGGCGGTGGCATGGGCCGGGTGGTGACGCCGCTGCAAAACAACCTGCGCCGCCTCGGCATCGAAGCCCGCTACCGCGTGGTGGACTTTGCGCTGCTGCAACGCCGCCTCGACGCCTTCGACTTCGACCTCACCAGCGTGCGCTGGCTCGGCAGCCAAGCCCCGGGGGCCGAGCTGCTGGACCGCTTCGGCTCGGCCGCCGCCACCACCCCGGGTTCGAGCAACCTGATCGGGCTGCGCGACCCGGCCGTCGATGCGCTGCTCGAGCGCGCCGTGGCTGCGCGCACCCGGCCCGAGCTGGTCGCGTCCTTGCGCGCGCTCGACCGCGTGCTGCGCCACCAACACCTGATGATCCCGCACTGGTACGGCAGCGTGCACCGCATCGCCTACCGCGCCGGGCGCTTCGAGCAGCCGGCCGTGCTGCCGCGCTACTTCCAGCCCGAGGGCTGGGTGCTGGCCACTTGGTGGGCCAGCGCGGCCAACCGGGCCGAGTTGCAGCAACGTCAAGCCGCCAGCGCCGCACGCGCTGCGGGAGGACGTTGA